A single Anopheles arabiensis isolate DONGOLA chromosome 2, AaraD3, whole genome shotgun sequence DNA region contains:
- the LOC120897803 gene encoding uncharacterized protein LOC120897803 produces MFDHGKQVKKHTKLARRWTLGQLHLQSFGDQFAKRLAARLVQALLVRPGIDRGLIVRQRQHHHLHLRVVVVRHSSGRHLDRGNAERLEAVSVVPLRLLRRHPARRADKRVVHLLPRHVSIGGEPRAHPLYLRSRRRRAV; encoded by the exons ATGTTCGATCATGGAAAACAAG TTAAAAAGCATACAAAGCTCGCTCGCCGTTGGACGCTTGGACAATTACATTTACAATCATTCGGTGATCAGTTTGCGAAACGTCTTGCCGCACGCCTGGTACAGGCCCTTCTTGTCCGCCCCGGCATCGATCGTGGACTGATCGTTCGGCAGCGTCAGCATCATCACCTTCATCTGCGGGTAGTTGTGGTACGGCACAGTTCCGGTCGCCATCTCGATCGCGGTAATGCCGAACGACTAGAAGCCGTATCCGTGGTCCCGCTCCGTCTCCTCCGGCGCCATCCAGCACGACGTGCCGATAAACGTGTGGTACACCTTCTGCCGCGACATGTCTCCATCGGTGGCGAGCCACGCGCTCATCCGCTATATTTAAGGAGCCGTCGTCGCCGGGCAGTATGA
- the LOC120895954 gene encoding uncharacterized protein LOC120895954, with product MSIAVRWAKRRVFVTITIVLVVYYFLSASYQPYQISTIIPRTKPEDVWEFVADFSRMKKLNPTILNFRILADHGNFEHWKYTVEYDERLSHWPHTFNTAIGHYSVRKLTKPEGGHYSVASTHRTCFLLGLFCLNAKGEFKISRIHQEDTYCEETVRYQCPFFFGRFCRREVEFQRQAIMENLRLQFKQKAFGK from the exons ATGTCGATTGCGGTACGTTGGGCAAAGCGGCGTGTCTTcgtcacgatcacgatcgtgCTCGTGGTGTACTACTTCCTGTCCGCCTCGTACCAGCCGTACCAGATCAGTACGATCATCCCGCGTACCAAGCCGGAAGACGTGTGGGAGTTTGTGGCTGACTTTAGCCGCATGAAGAAGCTCAACCCAACCAT ACTTAACTTTCGCATTCTGGCCGATCACGGCAACTTTGAGCATTGGAAGTATACAGTCGAGTACGACGAGCGGTTATCGCACTGGCCGCACACGTTCAACACGGCGATTGGGCACTACTCCGTCCGGAAGCTGACCAAACCGGAAGGTGGACACTATTCCGTTGCCTCCACGCATCGGACATGCTTTCTGCTAGGCCTTTTCTGCT TGAACGCAAAAGGCGAGTTTAAGATATCGCGCATCCACCAGGAGGACACGTACTGCGAGGAAACGGTACGCTACCAGTGTCCCTTTTTCTTCGGCCGGTTCTGTCGCCGCGAGGTGGAGTTTCAGCGGCAAGCCATCATGGAGAACCTGCGGTTACAGTTCAAGCAGAAAGCGTTCGGAAAGTGA
- the LOC120895953 gene encoding uncharacterized protein LOC120895953 — MVQRWNDSGHLYLDGAGKHCLHRDVVSRLAIHQLEAVRFLYAQLQEYTGIFLNDESGLGKCYQTVAFLSALPVAGEDRSLILCPTPDRIHHWTYHLDALAPSLRPRVHPKSYLDATAEQSALRGTDWQYVVVDETCEFMTERQLETLRSLAVKRYIFVSSVDLLDRLDVLQRRLDFCYPRDTSHLRAVLEQQQKRRTKRGIFKVYLCTRRFVLRRHVRNYRRLLPLIDRETFLERFGVWCVANNVETIVEETPQLKPAEESIEPARANEEHLLTVPPLTRAMTPEAVTVNPARTNEEDLLAVPLLTRAMASETTADHSPVGENEAVPIHFAGSEPLFEPNETNTELMPVLRVDSDTPSEGNSTIPETAPDSEGYVQFGQELSSNGLASSQRSQPAAFATERYRFPFEKFLRSQQGAIRSSSSSVSVESIPNGQPQQQQPIVISSSDSPPRAKSPPLFEDSDHDTRSLHSDTAFSDDDDLSLMELLANSRSSAPLGESGRPPSPSIALRRPSSFSTPITKLMFGQLADGQSSQPDGTGNLSSMDIFAESTVQAEGENVFEITKNNAFPNRIVVRGEEEGVPSLTLVDDSSDDDDVQIVEESCERVISLTEEPVGTPTRADKLNRAVVCQTTPPSGKGAAGANSALSPGRGWLGKRLQTSASVSPASGKNTPTTSRSTPKGGSAGSSSAKPLAHIVRDAKRRRKLDELFQIVDDKPVGGRRSSQRMRGSRGGSR, encoded by the exons ATGGTTCAACGCTGGAACGACTCCGGGCATCTGTATCTGGACGGTGCAGGGAAGCATTGTTTACACCGGGACGTAGTGTCCCGCCTTGCCATCCATCAGCTCGAAGCGGTTCGTTTTCTGTACGCGCAGCTACAAGAG TACACCGGAATATTCTTGAACGATGAATCAGGCCTCGGCAAGTGCTATCAGACGGTCGCCTTCCTGTCGGCCCTCCCGGTAGCGGGCGAGGATCGTTCGCTGATACTGTGCCCTACCCCGGACCGCATACACCACTGGACGTACCATCTGGATGCGCTGGCACCGTCGCTGCGCCCTCGCGTGCACCCGAAGTCTTATCTCGACGCGACGGCAGAACAGTCCGCCCTGCGGGGCACCGACTGGCAGTACGTGGTGGTGGACGAAACGTGCGAATTTATGACCGAGCGGCAGCTGGAAACGCTGCGCTCGCTGGCCGTGAAACGGTACATCTTCGTCAGCTCCGTGGACCTGCTCGACCGGTTGGATGTGTTGCAAAGGCGACTTGATTTCTGCTACCCGCGCGATACCTCCCATCTGAGAGCCGtgctggagcagcagcaaaagcgacGTACAAAGAGGGGCATATTTAAGGTGTACCTGTGCACGAGACGGTTCGTGTTGCGGAGACACGTGCGCAACTATCGTCGGCTGCTGCCACTCATCGATAGGGAAACGTTTCTGGAGCGCtttggtgtgtggtgtgtggcaaACAATGTGGAAACCATCGTGGAAGAGACACCACAGCTGAAACCCGCTGAGGAAAGCATCGAACCAGCGCGCGCAAACGAAGAACATCTCTTGACAGTTCCACCGCTTACCCGAGCAATGACACCGGAAGCGGTCACAGTGAATCCAGCCCGTACGAACGAAGAAGATCTGCTGGCAGTTCCGCTGCTGACCCGAGCGATGGCATCGGAAACCACAGCCGATCACAGTCCAGTGGGGGAGAATGAGGCGGTCCCAATCCACTTTGCCGGCAGCGAACCACTGTTCGAGCCGAACGAAACCAACACAGAACTGATGCCGGTGTTGCGCGTTGACTCGGATACACCCTCGGAAGGGAACTCTACCATCCCGGAGACAGCACCCGATTCCGAGGGTTACGTGCAGTTCGGGCAGGAGCTGTCCAGCAATGGGTTGGCATCGTCCCAGCGCTCCCAGCCAGCTGCATTCGCGACCGAACGGTACCGATTCCCGTTCGAAAAGTTCCTCCGCAGCCAGCAGGGAGCGATTCGCTCGTCCAGCTCATCCGTTAGCGTTGAAAGCATACCGAACgggcagccacagcagcagcaaccgatcGTGATCAGCTCGTCCGATTCACCGCCGCGTGCCAAATCGCCCCCGCTGTTCGAAGATTCCGATCACGATACGCGATCGCTTCACTCGGACACTGCCTTCTCCGACGATGACGATCTGTCGCTGATGGAACTGTTGGCAAACTCACGCTCATCGGCACCGCTCGGGGAGTCGGGACGACCCCCTTCCCCGAGTATCGCCCTGCGAAGACCATCCTCCTTCAGTACGCCCATAACGAAGCTAATGTTTGGGCAGCTGGCAGATGGGCAAAGCTCACAGCCGGACGGAACGGGCAATCTCTCCTCGATGGACATTTTTGCGGAATCGACCGTTCAAGCGGAGGGAGAAAATGTGTTTGAAATAACGAAAAACAATGCCTTTCCCAATCGGATCGTGGTGCGCGGGGAGGAGGAAGGTGTGCCCTCGCTAACGTTGGTGGATGATTCcagcgacgatgatgatgtgcaGATTGTGGAGGAAAGCTGCGAGCGTGTCATTAGTCTGACGGAGGAACCGGTCGGCACACCGACCAGGGCGGACAAGCTGAACCGTGCCGTGGTGTGCCAAACGACACCGCCGAGCGGGAAAGGAGCCGCTGGGGCGAATTCAGCGCTCTCACCCGGTCGGGGATGGTTGGGCAAACGGCTACAAACGTCAGCGTCGGTTTCGCCGGCCAGTGGCAAGAACACACCCACCACAAGCCGATCGACTCCGAAGGGTGGCAGTGCTGGGAGCAGCTCCGCCAAACCATTAGCTCACATTGTAAGGGATGCGAAGCGGAGGAGAAAGTTGGACGAACTGTTTCAAATTGTCGACGATAAGCCGGTGGGCGGTAGGCGCAGTAGCCAGCGAATGCGAGGATCGAGAGGAGGATCGCGATGA
- the LOC120893469 gene encoding nurim homolog has translation MISFKQLVCFLLSLLSFMSVFYSVGKLGIFLATPSRAQPTATQAFPATRAELRAALFPLFFNTIWVVLFVLQHSGMRAERVKRLWKAIGLELAERSLYNIASSYCLLLLLKNWQTPSTQYRLWFFEVETNRTLWWLLVGSHVLSWIVVYGGSLMVDLPELIGLKHVYYDINDLAPPMSYKSRDLQDYYKRYRHPSFVALSVVLWFTNGMTLERCLLAVVWSVYMYLAWNTTEADLKYQKHQLERKRAELVRVTK, from the exons ATGATATCGTTCAAGCAACTCGTTTGCTTCCTGCTCTCACTGCTCTCCTTCATGTCAGTGTTTTACTCCGTGGGCAAGCTGGGCATATTCCTGGCAACGCCCAGCCGCGCCCAACCGACGGCAACCCAAGCCTTCCCAGCGACCCGTGCCGAACTGCGGGCGGCACTGTTTCCTCTGTTTTTCAACACAATTTGGGTGGTTCTGTTCGTGCTGCAGCACAGTGGCATGCGGGCCGAGCGGGTGAAGCGGCTCTGGAAAGCGATCGGTCTCGAACTGGCCGAAAGAAGTCTGTACAACATTGCATCGTCCTACTGTTTGCTG CTATTGTTGAAAAACTGGCAAACACCTTCCACGCAATATCGGCTGTGGTTCTTCGAGGTGGAAACGAACCGAACGCTTTGGTGGCTCCTGGTCGGATCGCACGTGCTCTCGTGGATTGTCGTGTACGGTGGCAGCTTGATGGTGGATTTGCCGGAGCTGATCGGGCTGAAGCACGTGTACTACGACATCAACGATTTGGCGCCCCCGATGTCGTACAAGTCGCGCGATCTGCAGGACTACTACAAGCGCTACCGCCATCCGTCGTTTGTGGCGCTGTCGGTTGTGCTGTGGTTCACCAACGGCATGACACTCGAGCGCTGCCTGCTTGCCGTCGTGTGGAGCGTTTACATGTACCTTGCCTGGAACACGACCGAGGCCGACCTGAAGTACCAGAAGCATCAGCTGGAGCGGAAACGCGCCGAGCTGGTTCGCGTAACCAAATAG